The following proteins come from a genomic window of Nothobranchius furzeri strain GRZ-AD chromosome 1, NfurGRZ-RIMD1, whole genome shotgun sequence:
- the fbxo7 gene encoding F-box only protein 7 isoform X4, with protein MFYYNVSFSRFTCEVLGLSEDNPQVSLTTRPDNMKLRVRINKQTSRVDLPGEEPTLTELSDVIKQTLLTSTGLGLNTEFSLSLNGSELLLDSGQTLSSFGIVSGDLICVLLRQPPAVAVTSGETSSTAPITDDQQTATQRPLGPPLLTEPLHTSDELDSGPVWEPMLCSEAEEGQSPLSLELLYHSARVWSPNDAVIVAAHLLMLETGFTPQGNELTAEEMPAGWRSVAGVHKLEYVHPLCGTSQVSVVAVSMGPLLIINAALTLAGTIYSVHKLQLNASSYVTDEWPGESAAAAFKNLKKLSRVYKDQLVYPLIAAAREELLLPYKPSLPLRSSGSRLLVIPKVRSHPRRGVLPVSWPSPLEQAARGPQGRRGCSGFKSRLKTHLFSLAFT; from the exons ATGTTCTATTATAATGTGAGCTTTTCTCGGTTTACCTGTGAAGTTCTGGGACTTTCTGAAGATAACCCGCAGGTTTCACTAACTACCCGTCCAG ACAACATGAAGCTACGGGTCCGGATCAACAAGCAGACCAGCAGGGTGGACTTACCTGGAGAAGAACCCACTCTCACAGAACTCTCAGATGTCATCAAGCAGACACTGCTGACTTCTACTGGACTTGG TCTGAACACAGAATTCAGCTTGTCTCTGAACGGCTCTGAGCTTCTGTTGGACTCTGGTCAGACCCTGTCTTCCTTTGGGATCGTTTCTGGAGATCTGATCTGTGTGCTGctccggcagcctccagcagtcgCCGTGACCTCAGGGGAAACCAGCTCCACAGCCCCAATAACTGACGATCAGCAGACCGCCACTCAG agacctcTGGGTCCCCCACTGCTAACGGAACCCCTTCATACCTCAGATGAACTggactctggaccagtctgggagCCCATGCTGTGCAGCGAGGCAGAAGAGGGTCAGTCTCCTCTCTCTCTGGAGCTTCTATACCACTCAGCCCGGGTTTGGAGTCCAAACGATGCTGTCATCGTAGCTGCACATCTCCTCATGCTGGAGACTGGATTCACTCCTCAG GGCAATGAGCTGACAgcggaggagatgcctgctggatGGAGATCAGTGGCTGGAGTCCACAAGCTTGAATACGTCCATCCTCTGTGTGGGACCAGCCAGGTTTCTGTAGTGGCTGTGAGCATGGGCCCGTTGCTCATCATCAATG CGGCTCTGACACTGGCAGGAACCATCTACTCCGTTCACAAACTGCAGCTGAACGCATCCAGCTATGTGACTGACGAGTGGCCAG GAGAAAGTGCTGCTGCAGCCTTCAAAAACCTGAAGAAACTGTCCAGAGTGTACAAAGACCAGCTGGTGTACCCGCTGATTGCTGCTGCCAGAGAAG aactgcttttaccttaCAAGCCCTCgctgcctctgcgctcctctggcagccgtctccttgtgatTCCAAAAGTCAGATCCCACCCACGGCGTGGCGTCCTTCCAGTatcatggccctcgcctctggaacaggctgccagaggacctcagggtcgtAGAGGATGTTCAGGTTTTAAGAgcaggctcaagactcacctttttagcttagcttttacctGA